The Pimelobacter simplex genomic sequence TCGACCGGGTGGTCGGCGGTGCGGCGTCGGTACGCCGACGGCTCGACCGGGCCGGCCTCGACCTCACGGTGCGCGAGTTCCGTACCCAGCAGGTGCTCTGGGGACTGGCCGGGTTCGCCCTCGCGGTGGCGCTCGCGCTGCTCCGCTCCTGGGAACGGCCCACCGCGAGCGCGCCGCTGCCCCTGCTGCTGGCCTGCGTGGGGGCGTTCGGCTGCGGAGTGCTGCTGCGCGACCAACGGCTGACGACCCAGGTCCGGCGTCGCGAAGCCGCGATGCTCGCCGAGTTCCCCACCGTCGCCGAGCTCCTCGCGCTCAGCGTCGCCGCGGGCGAGTCACCCGTCGCCGCGCTCGACCGGGTCGTGCGCCGCAGCCGGGGCGAGCTCTCCCGCGAGCTGGGCGAGGTCCTCGCCCGGATCCGCACCGGCGAGCCCGTCGCCGACGCCTTTGACCGACTGGCCGCCGCCAGCGGACTCGGCGTGGTCGCCCGGTTCGCCCACGGCATCGCGGTCGCGGTCGAGCGCGGGACGCCCCTCGCCGACGTCCTCCACGCCCAAGCCGCCGACGTCCGCGAAGCCGGACGCCGCGCGCTGATCGAGCAGGCCGCCCGCAAGGAGATCGCGATGCTCGTGCCGGTCGTGCTGCTGGTGCTGCCGACGACCGTGGTCTTCGCCTTCTGGCCGGGCTTCGTCGGCCTGACCCTGAGTCACTGAACCGAGAGGAACCACCGATGATCCACCGCTCCCTCCACCGTCACCGTCATCGCCACCGACCACGGCACCGCCGCGGCCGCGCCGACCAGCGCGGCGACGTACCGGGCTGGGTCCTGGTGACCCTGATGACCGTCTCGGTCGGCGTGGCATTGTGGGGGATCGCCGAGCCGCGCTTGGTCGGCCTGCTCCAGTCCGCGCTCGACTCGGTGAAGTGACCCGGCCCGGTCGAGCGACCCGGCTCGGTCGGGCGGGGAGCCAGCGCGGTACCGCCCTGGTCGACCTGACCCTGGTCACGCTCGTGCTGCTGCCGGTGGTGCTCGGGATCGTCCAGGTCGCCCTCGTCCTCCACGTCCGTACGACGCTCGCCGCCGCCGCGTCGGAGGGAGCCCGGCTCGCGGCGACCGCCGACCGCGACCCGGCCGACGGCGTCGCCCGGACCCGCGAGGTCGTCGCGACCTCGCTCTCGGGCCGCTACGCCCGCGACGTCACCGCCCGCCGAGTCCTCGTCGACGGGGCGCCGGGGGTGGAGATCACCGTCCGCGCCGTGGTCCCGGCGCTCGGCCTCGGCGGACCCGGTGTCGAGCTCGCCGTGACCGGCCGCGCAGTGTCCGAGGTCTTCGAGGCGGCGCCGCCGTGAGCCGGGCCGGGAGGGACCAGCGGGGGAGCGGCCTGGTCGAGCTCGTCTGGCTCAGCCTGGTCCTGCTGCTCCCACTGCTGTGGATCGTGCTGGCGGTGTTCGAGGTGCAGCGCGGCTCCTTCGGGGTCAGCGGGGCGACCCGGGCCGCGGCGCGTGCGTACGCGCTGGCTCCCGACGACCGCACCGGCCAGGACCGCGCCGAGCGGGTCGCCCGCCAGGTCCTCGCCGACCAGGGACTCGTCGACGTGCCGCTGCGGGTGCGGATCACCTGCACGCCGTACCCGGGGAGCTGCCACCGGGGGACCTCGGTGATCACCGTTCGGATCGACAGCGCGGTCACGCTCCCGCTGCTGCCGGACGTGCTCGGCTCGGGGGCGCCGACCTTCCGGCTGAGCTCGGCGGAGAGCGTGCCGATCGGCCGCTACCGCGAGTCCGCCGGCGCCCCATGACCCGCCACCCCACGACCAGCCACCCCACGACCGGCCACCCGGCGACCGGCCACCCGGCGACCGGTGCCTCGGCAACCCGCGGCTCGACCACCCCGCTGGTGGCCGGCTTCGCCGCGGTGATCCTGCTCCTCGTCGCGGTCGTCGTCGACGCCAGCGCCGCCCAGCTCACCCGCCAGCGCCTGGACGCGGTCGCCGACGGCGCCGCGCTCCAGGGCGCGGACCTCGGTGCTCAGGGCCGTGACGCCTACGAGGGCGGCCTGGCCGGTCACGACCTCGCGCTGAGCCGGGCCGCGGCGGAGCGGGCGGTGGCGGACTACCTGCGCGCGAGCGGCGCGCTGCGCGAGCACCCGGGGCTACGCGCGACCGTACGGGTCGAGGGGGAGCGGGTGGTCGTGGTCCTGGTGGTGGGGGTGGAGCTGCCGTTCCGGGTGCCGGGCGGACCGGGCTACGCGACGGTGCGGGCGGTCGGTTCCGCGGTGGTCAGGCCGGCTCGGCGTCCCATGACTGCGCCGGTACGCCCAGCTCGTCCATCCGCTCGGCGTAGCGCCGGTACGCCAGCCGGGCCTCGCCGTAGCGCCCGGCCGCGCGCAGGGCGCCCACGAGCGTGAGGTGGTCGGGCTCGTCGTAGGGGTCGGCCCGCAGCAGGCGGGTCAGCCAGGGGACGGCGGCGTCGGGGGCGCCCTGGCGCAGGTGGCGCCCGGCCAGGGCGCGGTGGACCTGGCGCGCGAGCCGGGCGAGCTCCTCGCGGATGTCGTCGGCCCAGTCGGCGTCCTCGCCGTCGGCGAACGGGCCGGTGTAGAGCGACGCGGCCGTCTCGAGGGCGGCGAGGACGCGGCGGGCGTGCTCGGCGTCGCCGGGTGGGGTCCGGGCGTCGTCCTCGGCGAGTGCCGTGCGGGCTGCCTGGCGGAACTCGTCGACGTCGTGCTCGACGTGCTCGGGGGCGAGGGAGAGGAGGCCGCCGGAGGTACGGAGGAAGTGGTTGCTCGGGTGCGTGCGGGTCGGGTCGAGGGTGACCCGGAGGTGGGACAGGGCGACCGAGAGACGGTTGCTGACCTCGCGCGTGCCGGGCCACAGCAGCTCCGCGAGCCGCGCTCGGGTGAGGCCGGCGGGACCGTGCGCGGCGATCAACCGCAGCGCCTCGTGCGCCTTACGGGAGGGCCACTCGTCGACGGGGACCGGCTGGTTGTCGCGCAGGACCGCGAACCGGCCCAGGGAGTGGATCCGGACGGGCGCGGTGGTCGCTCCGACGCCGATCGCGTGGAGCTGTCCGGCGATCTGGCCGACGTCGGCGACGACACCGTGGCTGCGGAGCTCGGCGACGGCCAGCCGGCGCTCGACCGGGTCCGCGCCGAGGTGGGCGGCGACCAGCCGGTGGATCGCGATCCGGATCGGGTCGCCGATGCGGCGGCGGAGCTGGTCGGCCTCACGCAGGCGGGGATCGTCGGCACCGGTCCGGTCGAGCAGGCACAGGATCTCCAGGGACTCCGCCATCCGGGTCAGGTCGTTGACCTTGCCGGACTCGACGACGGCGAGCTCGGCCTGCGCGCGGGCCCGTTCGGGGTCGCCCGTGCACAGGTGCACCCAGGCGGCCGCGGTGAGGACGCTGGCGCTGCGGACCGCGATCGGCTCGCGCTCGATGCGGGCCAGCAGCGCGGTCGCGGCGGCCGGCTCGCGCGGAGCCGTGACCAGGGCCAGCCCGGCGAGCGAGGGGACGAGCGTCTGGGCGTCGCCCTCGACCTGGGCGGCCTCGATCGCGTGCCGGAAGGACGCCGCCGCCTGCGTGGCGAGCCCGAGGACAGCCTGGATGTCGCCGGCCAGCTGCCAGGAGCCGCCGGCGTTGGGCGAGCCGGCCGAGACGTAGAAGGTGCGGGCCTGGTTGGCCGCGGTGAGCGCTTCGTCCAGCCGGCCGAGGGTCATCAGCGCCTCGGCGAGGTTGTGCCTCAGGAGCGCGAGCCCGGACTGGTGACCTGTACGGAGGTTGACCTGCTGGCCGGCGATCGCGGCGGCGACCGCTGCCTCGGGATCGCCCTCCTCGAGGGCTCGCGACGACAGGTTGTTGAGCACCCGCTCCAGGGTCAGGTCGTCCCCCGTCCGCTC encodes the following:
- a CDS encoding type II secretion system F family protein — encoded protein: MSAALAGGLVGLGTALGLLLVVVRVAAIRRPPLEARVLPYVRDLLPAATAATPARTATGRGPGAGLGVLAGLGDLVDRVVGGAASVRRRLDRAGLDLTVREFRTQQVLWGLAGFALAVALALLRSWERPTASAPLPLLLACVGAFGCGVLLRDQRLTTQVRRREAAMLAEFPTVAELLALSVAAGESPVAALDRVVRRSRGELSRELGEVLARIRTGEPVADAFDRLAAASGLGVVARFAHGIAVAVERGTPLADVLHAQAADVREAGRRALIEQAARKEIAMLVPVVLLVLPTTVVFAFWPGFVGLTLSH
- a CDS encoding TadE/TadG family type IV pilus assembly protein, with product MTRPGRATRLGRAGSQRGTALVDLTLVTLVLLPVVLGIVQVALVLHVRTTLAAAASEGARLAATADRDPADGVARTREVVATSLSGRYARDVTARRVLVDGAPGVEITVRAVVPALGLGGPGVELAVTGRAVSEVFEAAPP
- a CDS encoding BTAD domain-containing putative transcriptional regulator — encoded protein: MTEPAPHEAADALLADVLQATEPLERARARAPELTALLLRDQWLALLDRLPAPVPGWLVWRAAYGLHHLGHLRDAELVAERVDPASAPADLARLHAVRAAVAWNRGDQDAARRHADRATELDRIAAGAAQGVVDVALALLSAAEGDRDANQRYYDRARAWAERTGDDLTLERVLNNLSSRALEEGDPEAAVAAAIAGQQVNLRTGHQSGLALLRHNLAEALMTLGRLDEALTAANQARTFYVSAGSPNAGGSWQLAGDIQAVLGLATQAAASFRHAIEAAQVEGDAQTLVPSLAGLALVTAPREPAAATALLARIEREPIAVRSASVLTAAAWVHLCTGDPERARAQAELAVVESGKVNDLTRMAESLEILCLLDRTGADDPRLREADQLRRRIGDPIRIAIHRLVAAHLGADPVERRLAVAELRSHGVVADVGQIAGQLHAIGVGATTAPVRIHSLGRFAVLRDNQPVPVDEWPSRKAHEALRLIAAHGPAGLTRARLAELLWPGTREVSNRLSVALSHLRVTLDPTRTHPSNHFLRTSGGLLSLAPEHVEHDVDEFRQAARTALAEDDARTPPGDAEHARRVLAALETAASLYTGPFADGEDADWADDIREELARLARQVHRALAGRHLRQGAPDAAVPWLTRLLRADPYDEPDHLTLVGALRAAGRYGEARLAYRRYAERMDELGVPAQSWDAEPA